ATTTTTTGATGGTCAGCATCCGGACTAAACCGATACCAGTAGGTTCCCAAAGAGGTGGTCGGAAGCGTATTATTGCCCTCCAGCGCCATGGCAGCCACCCCACAAGCAGCTCCTTCTTCGGGAGTACTAGTAGTCAATTGCCAGGTGAACGGGTCAAATTGTCTGTTCTCCCAAAGGATTTTGATGGTTTCTCCAGCCTGAAGTGCAATAGAAAGCTCCGACTGCTGCGTACCATAAGCATCATCACTTTCACTAATCGGCAGTGTATGACACTCCCTGAACAGCGAAAGCTTGGTATCTACGATGGCCCCCATTGAGGATATTGTAACCACCTCATGATCTGCAGCGGTATATTCATACCACGAAAGCGGCATTTCAGCCGTGTTGCTCCCTGCTACAGCGGGTGGTGCAAGCTGACAAACAATGAGCGCATTCCGCATAGGGCTCATCTCCATGACCGTTCGCATACGCATGCGCTGATCTTTAGTGAAAATATTCATACAGCCATCTGTACTGTAGTCCATGTAGTTTTCAATCATATCAGGGCCGCCTCCCGGGCAGCTGTCTCTGGTCTCGCACGATCGATTGGGACCGTCTGCGACAGGCGTGTCTTCACAGTAGTCATCCATATCACAACCTCCATCGCCCCAGATGTGGCGAAGGCCGAGCCAGTGGCCAACTTCATGGGTGGTCGTTCTCCCCAGATCAAAGGGGGCAGATACCTGACCTGTACGCCCAAAAAATTGGTAGCCGATTACAATACCATCAGTGAAATCAAAGCCATCCTCAGGAAGCCCGTCTAATCCGGATAGGTTAGGAAACTGAGCATATCCCAGTAAGCCTGAGCTACCAAAGTCGAGTACCCAAATATTAAAGAATCGATAAGGATCCCATTGGGTATTGGGTTTTAACTCTTCCTCGATCACTGTATAACTGTAAGAGGAACTATAACCAGAAATGCGATCAACACCCGGTTCTTCCAGAAGGTTGCCATAAGGATCAGTCAGAACGGGTACAAATTCTATATTGATGTCCGCTCCGTCAGGATGTTCGTTGTATCCGGCACCCAATCTCCTAAAATCTTCATTAAGGACATCAAACTGCGACATAATCTGCTCCCGACTGATATTGGACCCGGTACCTCGGGGTTCGCCGCTGTGGACCACATGAACGATGGTGGGAATTTGATAAATGGTCTCAGGATCAGCAGACATTCTTGACAAGGCGAGTTGCCTGGAAAGCCGTGCTTCAAAATCGTCAGTAGACAACCTACCTGCATACTTTTCCCTCAACTTCTGCTCGTTTTCTACAGTAAAGCAGGTTCTAATCTGTGGTGAGGTTCCATCTGATTGAAATAAGTTACTTTGTGCATTCTGGAAACTCGGAATCATCGGGCTGTTTTGTGGCCGCAAAAATGAATGACCCTGTTTGGTTTCTCCTTGCGCATCCAGGGGAGCTTGCGACCCTGATTGGTTTTGATCGATCGGAATGGGATATGCCCGGGGTTGATCAAAAGGATTTTGCCCATATATTAGGGTGTAGTGGCTGCATAAAATGGTGAGTAAAACAATCATGCATACTTGTTTCATATTGGATTAATTTATGGTTGTTAAACAAGCAAATACACGCTGTGAAATCATTCCGTTGGAACGCCGGTTTGATTTTTTGATAAATGGCAAAAAGTTGATTTGAAGGAGCGGTTAAAGGATTTTAGTGCTCTCCTGAAAAGTATGGATCTTTCCTTTTTATTGATTTACGATTACCTGATGTTTAGTTATTCAGAGACACTTATACAGTGACCTTCCGTAAACTCCTCAAAAAAAAAGCGCCACATTACTGCGGCGCTCTTTTGATTCTTTGTGGTATGTTTGATCAACCTGTGTTTCTCATGGCGGATGCTATACCATTGATGGTAAGCATCAGCTGAGTCTGAGTGATCTCAGCAGCCGGATCGTTAGCAGCCTTTTCCTTTCTCCACTTGGCCAGCAACTTCACCTGGCGCTTGTGCAAATACATCATGAGCGAAGCTCGGAGCTGATTGGAATAATAATGATTCTTCCTTCTTTTCTCAATGTCCTTACCGAGCAAATCCATGAGCATCTCTCTGGTGAGCGCCAGTTCTCCCAGGAAAAGGTTAAGAAATTTATCTCTGAGTTTGGTGTCGCTGACCAGTGAGGCATATTCGGTCATCACTTCTTCGTCAGTCGCAGCCAAACTGGTATCCACATTGGTGAGTACATACCTGATAAACGGATCATAGACCAGGACCTTCTTGAACTCTTCATAAGACTTATTGTCCTTGTCTCTCAACTCACTCAGTGCAGTACCCAAACCATACCAGCTGGTCATATTGTAGCGCGACTGGCTCCATGAGAATACCCAGGGAATGGCCCGGAGGTCTTCCAACGAGTTGGCTCCCGTTCTCTTGGCTGGTCTTGACCCAATTTTACTTGTTTCAATTGCGTCAATTGGCGTAGCTTCTCTGAAATATGGGATAAACCCATCTTCCCGCATCAGGTTTTCATAATGCGTTTTACTGTCGTCAGCCAGCTTTTGGAGTACATGCGCCAGTGGATGTGGCTTACGCTCTGTAAATTGACTAAGTATAGCCGTAGCTGCCGTACTGGCCATCAACAACTCAATATTATACTCTGCATTGACCTTGTTGGCATACTTCTGCGCGATGGTTTCCCCCTGCTCTGTGAGCCTCAGATCTCCTCCGATACTTGAGTGCGGCAGCGAGTTGATAAAATAGTGTGTAGGGCCAGCACCACGACTGATAGAGCCTCCTTTACCGTGGAAAAATCTAATTTTCACATCAAAGTTTTTCCCTGTTTCATACAATCTGGATTGTGCCTTATAGAGGTTCCACTGGCTGGCCATGATGCCCCCATCTTTATTACTATCACTATAGCCCACCATCACCTGCTGCACAGGTTTATCAAGTTCTTCCTTCTGTTTGAAGTGATTCAGGCTGCGCTGGGTGAATGGATGTTGCAAAAACCCCCTCATGATGTCAGGTCCATTTTCCAGGTCCTCAATGGTTTCCAAAAGCGGCACCACCGGCAGCTCTGACACCAGGCCTTCCTTGGTTTGTCTGGTAAGACCAGCTTCTCTGGCCAGAAGATAAACCAACAGCAAATCAGAAACACTTCTGGTCATACTTACAATCAATGAGCCAATAGAGTCTGTTCCGTACTTGGAGATATGACTTTCCAATACCCGGTAGCAATTGACCACCGCCTCGGCATTGGGTCCCAGTTTGATTTTCTGGTGGGTAAAAGGTCTATTAGATTTCAATTCCTGATTGATGAATTCCATTCGTTCCTCTTCACTCCACTCAGGGTAATTGGTTTTTTCAAAACCTGCGGCTTCCAAAAGCTGCTGCATGGCTTTATCATGGAATGCACTATTTTGTCTTACATCCACTTTGGCCAGGTGAAACCCGAAGGTTTCTACACTTCTGATCGCCGTGTGTATATCATCATAAGCGATTGATTTAGAGCCATATTCTACCATCGCCTTTTGAAGCAACTTCAAATCGTTCAAAAGTTCCTTGGATTCCACATAACATCCGGGATACTCCATGATCTCGGTGGCATGTCCACGTCGGGTGTCTACAGGTAGTTTGGTGATCAGTACATTCACAAATTGTCGGAATGCTTCACCTCTGTTTCTCGAGAACGCCTCATCCCCTCTTGGTCCAAGCTCAGACTGAATCTGAAGCATTCGCTTCTTTAAGTCAGCATTTACCTCATCCATTTCAGCAGTGAAGCTGAGGTGTCTTACCAGGTCGGTAAGCTTTCTCCTGATCACTACAATCGCATTGAGCCTGAGCGACTTGAGTGTCTCTTCTGTTACCTGCTCTGTGACCAAGGGGTGACCATCCCGGTCTCCTCCTACCCAGTCTCCAAATGAAAGTTTTGGCCATGCATTGAGTTCATAGATGGTTTGGGCTTTAAACCCTTGATCTTCCCACGCCTGAATCATCCTCCGATCCATCACAGGGATTACCTCAGGGAACACATTGATGAGGTAGTGCATGATGTTTCGAAGCTCTGATTGTACATCCGGCTTCTCCAGGAAAATCTCCCCGGTTTTCCATAACCTGTAAAGTGTCTGCTTGATGTTATGTCGAATGTTGGCAATTTCCTTCTTGGTGTACATGGAGTTCTCCCTGTTCACCATCAGTAGATACAATTCCCGATGGTGCTCCAGCACCGTAGCTCTTTTGGCCTCTGTTGGGTGTGCCGTAAGTACAGGCTCTACCCTGATGTCCTTAAGACGTATGGCAATGTCTCTTTCGTCGATATTATGAGCTTTTAGCTTCTGCAGATTGTTGGCCCACAGACCATTCACGGAGGCCAAATCCTGGTCCTCGAGGCTTCTTCTATGCTGCACTGCGCCATTAATTTCCACCATGTTCACCAGCTGAAAAACAAGTGAGTATAGCTGTATGTGCTTCTCTGTGAGTTCCTGAGAAGCCAGCTCCGGGATGTCATTAATCCATGGGATTTGAGAAGCCATTGTTTCTTCTCCATTTTCTAACAAAATCTCTTTTAGGGCATTCAGTAGGTACTCTAAGTCCTCATATGGTTTACCCAAAGTCTCCTTCAATAGCTTCAGTGTAGCTCTCATTGTTATTTTATTTATGAAATGATGCAAATTACATGATATTTTGCAATGAAAATTAAAATAATTTGAAAAATCAATAATTTTACTTTAGATCTTGGTATTCACCAATAGATAAGCTTCCCCGTATTAACTTTACGTTTCATTTATACCAAAACCACAAAATGGATAATCGTAAATACCTACCCCTTATTATAATCACAGCAATCGTTCTTATTGTTTTACTGACCATCTCCAATAGCATAATATACAAAGTAAAATCTGGAGAAAGAGCAGTCATTTTCAACACATTGACAGGTGAACTTGACAAATCAAATGTTATCGGTCCAGGCTTTCACGGAAAGGTGCCCTGGAGTGATGCTTACATCTATGATGTGACTGAAAACCAAATAGAAGAAACCATGGATGTTCTGGATAAGAACGGTTTGAACATCAATGTTGACATCACCGTGAGATTTCACCCGGTATACGACAGCATAGGAGAGATTTATGAGACTTTTAGATTGGATTATATACGTAGACTGGTCATCCCTGAAGTACGCTCTACTGTAAGACAGGTGATGGGTAGATACACTGCCGAAGAAATTTACTCCACCAAAAGACCGGAGGTAGAGGGTTCTATAAAAACTGAGACAGATGCCATTCTGGGTGCGCCTGGCAATAACATCGAAATGAGGGCATTGCTCATCAGGTCTATCAAGCTTCCGGAGCAAATCAGATTAGCCATCGAAAATAAACTAACTCAGGAACAGGAAGCTCTCGCCTATCAGTTTAGGTTGGATAAAGAAAAAAGTGAAGCTGAGCGAAAGCGAATTGCTGCTGAAGGAGAGGCGGTTGCCAACAAGATTATCAATAGTAGTTTGACGGATGAACTATTGAAAATGAGAGGCATTGAGGCCACCATTGATATTTCTACATCTCCCAACTCAAAAGTTATCGTGATTGGTAGTGGAAAAGAAGGTCTTCCATTAATTTTAGGCGGGAATTAATTTTCGCCAAACAGAAAGTGCCTCCAGGGGTTAAATGAGGATAAATAATTATTTTAGAGTAAATTCTAGCAATTAATAAACACGCAAGCAGATGTCGAATACAGCCGAAATCAAAGTAGATGGTAAAAGTTATGAGCTGCCTCTTATTGAAGGAACCGAGAAGGAAAAAGCAATTGATATTAGTCAACTAAGAGGACAGTCAGGTGTCATTACCATTGACCCGGGTTTCAAAAACACCGGATCCACGAAAAGTGCTATTACTTTCCTGGATGGTGAGAAAGGAATCCTGAGGTATCGTGGATACCCCATCGAGCAGCTGGCGGAGAAATCTACTTTCCTTGAGGTAGCGTATTTATTGATCTATGGCAACCTGCCTGAAGCTTCTCAGTTTGAGGCCTTTAAATCTCAAATCACCAACCATACACTGGTGCATGAGGACATTAAGAAACTATTGGATGGCTTCCCTTCTACGGCTCACCCGATGGGAGTGCTCTCCTCTCTGGTAACTTCTCTGACTGCTTTTTATCCTCAAAGCCTTGATCCGAACAGATCAGGTGATGATGTGAACTTGAGCATCATCAGAATCATCGCCAAGATGCCGACTTTCGCTGCATGGTCTTACAAAAATCAAATGGGTCATCCGGTGGTTTATCCGGATAACAGACTTGACTATTGTGCCAACTTCATGAAGATGATGTTTGGCTTACCTACTGAAGAATACAGCGTAGATCCTGTGGTGGTAAAAGCTTTGGATAAATTACTGATTCTACATGCGGATCATGAGCAAAACTGCTCTGCTTCTACTGTTCGTATTGTGGGAAGCTCTCAGGCCAGCCTTTATGCTTCGCTTTCAGCGGGTATCAATGCACTCTGGGGTCCACTTCATGGTGGTGCTAACACTGCAGTAATTGAAATGCTGGAAGCCATCAAGGCAGATGGCGGAGATACTAAGAAATGGATGGCTAAGGCCAAAGATAAAGACGATCCTTTCCGTCTGATGGGATTTGGTCACAGGGTATATAAAAACTTTGATCCTCGTGCCAAAATCATCAAGAAGGCGGCTGATGATGTGTTGGAGAAATTGGGTGTTAATGATCCGGTATTGGATATCGCCAAAGGTCTGGAAAGAGAAGCCCTGGAAGATCAGTACTTCGTGGATAGAAAGCTGTACCCTAACGTTGACTTCTACTCTGGTATCATCTACAGAGCGCTGGGAATACCAGCAGAGATGTTCACCGTGATGTTCGCCCTGGGACGTCTCCCTGGTTGGATTGCACAGTGGAAGGAAATGCGGGAAAACAAAGAACCTATCGGAAGACCAAGACAAGTATATGTCGGGGAAAACGAAAGAGATTATATGCCGGTAACCAAACGGTCATAAAGGCAAAAGCCCTTCAGGAATATCCTGAAGGGCTTTTTTATTTGGGGATTTTAACTTTCTCTTTTAATATTTCCGATTGAGTATCTCACTCAGAATGACCGCTTTCTTAGCTGAATCAGCATCCTGCAGCATGGATTTAATGTCAGCACCCAAAGATTGTTGGTCACCCTCATCCTGCTGACGTTGCATTTTAGATTTAAAATGCTCATCACGTTTAAACTCCAGATCAGAACCTTCTG
This Marinoscillum sp. 108 DNA region includes the following protein-coding sequences:
- a CDS encoding phosphoenolpyruvate carboxylase; this translates as MRATLKLLKETLGKPYEDLEYLLNALKEILLENGEETMASQIPWINDIPELASQELTEKHIQLYSLVFQLVNMVEINGAVQHRRSLEDQDLASVNGLWANNLQKLKAHNIDERDIAIRLKDIRVEPVLTAHPTEAKRATVLEHHRELYLLMVNRENSMYTKKEIANIRHNIKQTLYRLWKTGEIFLEKPDVQSELRNIMHYLINVFPEVIPVMDRRMIQAWEDQGFKAQTIYELNAWPKLSFGDWVGGDRDGHPLVTEQVTEETLKSLRLNAIVVIRRKLTDLVRHLSFTAEMDEVNADLKKRMLQIQSELGPRGDEAFSRNRGEAFRQFVNVLITKLPVDTRRGHATEIMEYPGCYVESKELLNDLKLLQKAMVEYGSKSIAYDDIHTAIRSVETFGFHLAKVDVRQNSAFHDKAMQQLLEAAGFEKTNYPEWSEEERMEFINQELKSNRPFTHQKIKLGPNAEAVVNCYRVLESHISKYGTDSIGSLIVSMTRSVSDLLLVYLLAREAGLTRQTKEGLVSELPVVPLLETIEDLENGPDIMRGFLQHPFTQRSLNHFKQKEELDKPVQQVMVGYSDSNKDGGIMASQWNLYKAQSRLYETGKNFDVKIRFFHGKGGSISRGAGPTHYFINSLPHSSIGGDLRLTEQGETIAQKYANKVNAEYNIELLMASTAATAILSQFTERKPHPLAHVLQKLADDSKTHYENLMREDGFIPYFREATPIDAIETSKIGSRPAKRTGANSLEDLRAIPWVFSWSQSRYNMTSWYGLGTALSELRDKDNKSYEEFKKVLVYDPFIRYVLTNVDTSLAATDEEVMTEYASLVSDTKLRDKFLNLFLGELALTREMLMDLLGKDIEKRRKNHYYSNQLRASLMMYLHKRQVKLLAKWRKEKAANDPAAEITQTQLMLTINGIASAMRNTG
- a CDS encoding prohibitin family protein; amino-acid sequence: MDNRKYLPLIIITAIVLIVLLTISNSIIYKVKSGERAVIFNTLTGELDKSNVIGPGFHGKVPWSDAYIYDVTENQIEETMDVLDKNGLNINVDITVRFHPVYDSIGEIYETFRLDYIRRLVIPEVRSTVRQVMGRYTAEEIYSTKRPEVEGSIKTETDAILGAPGNNIEMRALLIRSIKLPEQIRLAIENKLTQEQEALAYQFRLDKEKSEAERKRIAAEGEAVANKIINSSLTDELLKMRGIEATIDISTSPNSKVIVIGSGKEGLPLILGGN
- a CDS encoding citrate synthase, producing MSNTAEIKVDGKSYELPLIEGTEKEKAIDISQLRGQSGVITIDPGFKNTGSTKSAITFLDGEKGILRYRGYPIEQLAEKSTFLEVAYLLIYGNLPEASQFEAFKSQITNHTLVHEDIKKLLDGFPSTAHPMGVLSSLVTSLTAFYPQSLDPNRSGDDVNLSIIRIIAKMPTFAAWSYKNQMGHPVVYPDNRLDYCANFMKMMFGLPTEEYSVDPVVVKALDKLLILHADHEQNCSASTVRIVGSSQASLYASLSAGINALWGPLHGGANTAVIEMLEAIKADGGDTKKWMAKAKDKDDPFRLMGFGHRVYKNFDPRAKIIKKAADDVLEKLGVNDPVLDIAKGLEREALEDQYFVDRKLYPNVDFYSGIIYRALGIPAEMFTVMFALGRLPGWIAQWKEMRENKEPIGRPRQVYVGENERDYMPVTKRS